The Saccharomyces mikatae IFO 1815 strain IFO1815 genome assembly, chromosome: 15 DNA window GAATGAGGTAAATCTCAATAGCATAACTTCATCTGGTATTCCTTCTGAAGAAGTCAGCCGTAGGTCAGTTACAGGAACCTGAAATTGATTGAGTAATGTACCAATACCGAAATTTCCCGAGAGATAGGCGTTATCGCAGTAATATCCAAGCAAGAAATCATCTCGACAAATTGAATATAGCTTATTCTCCTTGAAACCTTCTTGATAGTTAAGATTTAGCGATTCAAAATTATCCACTTTTACAAAATCTTTATTTGTCAATGGTGTTATTGTCCACAGGTCCTCTCCAAAAAACTGGGTATCAAGGAAGTTCGTCAAAATCATGGAATCATACTCCTTCAATTTAATGGTAACGACGTTTCCAAATATAGAACAGTAACTTAATGCAATGTATCCATTagaatcttttgaattcGGAACAAAATTAACACAGGGAACGTTATGGGATGAAGGAAGATCTAAAGGGCGAATATATCTCCTTTCCTTCTTTATATCTTTATCGAATGCAAAGACTGTGACACCAGGCTTATTATGTCCCACAGCGATGTATATAATACCACTTATATCTATTACATCAACACTCCAACAGGATTCCTCTACTCTTAACACCATATATGGATCTACGTTTATGTATCTTTCTCGACTGTTATTTGTACCACCTAGCATATCTGAAGtaaatttattgaatattttgataattttgttgatttcCCAAATATAAACAACTCCATTATCACCACACGTCAAGAGAAAATCTTGATGCATGAAGTTacaaatcttcaaaaagttgATAGAGGATAGTTCTGGAATGCTGTTAAACTGTGTATCCTTGAATTTCACATGTGAGGAGTTATGTGAAGTTCTTGCGTCTCTGTCATCCGGTATTATCACAGGCAACAGAGCATGGCAAATTTCTAGTGACGAACCGTTCAATAGTACATCAAAATTATGGACTTCAATGCATTGGCCAGCAGCCAAGAAGGAATAACTCCCATATGTAACAAATAAGTTGTTCTTGAATTGCAAACCACCATACGCAAACCTATTCGTGTACTGAAAAGGTCCAAATTCTAGTGGTATCTCTTGTACGAGCAATTTCTCGTCTTGTGGTAACAGTAACTCAGCTGGATTTAAGAGCCTTGCTGGACCCCAGACAGGTTCTAAGTTTGAGAACGCAGATTTGATATCCTCCAcgaatatttttttggatgAATGGGAAATGTTCGGAATTTTCCATGAGGAGTCATGTTTTTCTAAGTTGTGTAGTCGTTCCTTTATGAAGTCAACAGTCTTTGGGTGAAACCAGTTGTAACTTGAGTTCGACCATTTGAGTTGGTagtattttcttaatgTCACCATCTCGTTGGTTATATTCCAGCCGCCAGAAGCTAAAAATACTTCATAATCAAAACACTCTCTCGTCGATACAGTCCTTTGGATAATGGCACGAGACTTTAACCACTTCGTAAATGGGTCGTCAGTTTCATTGGGCAGCTGAGAGGGCATTATATTCAAAACCAAAGGTTCAAGTCTAGGAAGTACTAGTACTTCTTGATTGTGCTTTTGACCTTCATTACTATGGTACTTTTGGACTTATGTATGgtttttcaagattttcccttgtttttttttttcactgaaAATCTAGATTGCATGTCTCTTAGCAATTAATAATGCTTGACATCAAAGAAACATACTTTTCAGTAAGAATGGCTAATTATAAATACAGGCGCCGTAAGCATATATCTACATAAAGTGGCAGGGCTAATACCTGACTTCGTAAGAACCTGACCTCGATATATATTTGATCCATTTTACAGCACGATGTTTGCTGTCTTTTCCGAAAATTGTGAAGTACCGCACGACCAATCCTGAGTTACTGAACATCATAACTTCGAAGTCCAGAGACATTGGAGGCCTTGTCCATTGTTGCAAATTCAACTGAGTAGTATCACTTGTGGATACGGTTACCGCACTTAAAGTGTTTTCCGTCAATCCATTGTACTTGTTGAATCTCCACATCATTGCGTTCTCCTCGGGCACGAACTTACAAT harbors:
- the CRT10 gene encoding Crt10p (similar to Saccharomyces cerevisiae CRT10 (YOL063C); ancestral locus Anc_3.163), which codes for MPSQLPNETDDPFTKWLKSRAIIQRTVSTRECFDYEVFLASGGWNITNEMVTLRKYYQLKWSNSSYNWFHPKTVDFIKERLHNLEKHDSSWKIPNISHSSKKIFVEDIKSAFSNLEPVWGPARLLNPAELLLPQDEKLLVQEIPLEFGPFQYTNRFAYGGLQFKNNLFVTYGSYSFLAAGQCIEVHNFDVLLNGSSLEICHALLPVIIPDDRDARTSHNSSHVKFKDTQFNSIPELSSINFLKICNFMHQDFLLTCGDNGVVYIWEINKIIKIFNKFTSDMLGGTNNSRERYINVDPYMVLRVEESCWSVDVIDISGIIYIAVGHNKPGVTVFAFDKDIKKERRYIRPLDLPSSHNVPCVNFVPNSKDSNGYIALSYCSIFGNVVTIKLKEYDSMILTNFLDTQFFGEDLWTITPLTNKDFVKVDNFESLNLNYQEGFKENKLYSICRDDFLLGYYCDNAYLSGNFGIGTLLNQFQVPVTDLRLTSSEGIPDEVMLLRFTSFDRDYTTAGSIKYEHSREEFALILHAGDLGDMNDRVTKILSCEHLQQWTFWDNFGYKNYPANDRGFSKYRDIISTFPQLIIPNGRNKSSQYQSASDRKTCEPFTYKLTDIENDIEEMSREFNRSIRNLKMDKQRQLQTSKEFKSLSSVNHLPIIESGNFLWYNTDAAADWRTLFGKDLSTVLRNPEICSSAQLNWAEDDGVNSDPENEESANNLTSFQRRYRETEQRVHLKSDSQNSWGFHNYVRNVKRLLESVVPGSEDSPLGYQLSEMHYDFFFLTTANRLVLMKAYPLIIISATPHEIFPLDGVVSCTSKSLLQALNRINFVCHIKELNCIAVASQLGLISLLRLTEYRGIYSFRQEYILGWEVQDPVNPSLECKCNRNLFDARIHGVDGENSNTYCGVCDVYFPMGDICGLDYTYTAGGEDLKHKGYATLYVASRGTLRAFKITTEHENTQL